In one Aquila chrysaetos chrysaetos chromosome 24, bAquChr1.4, whole genome shotgun sequence genomic region, the following are encoded:
- the ATP2B4 gene encoding plasma membrane calcium-transporting ATPase 4 isoform X4, with the protein MTNNVADHHPGNSVAEGNHEGDFGCSVVELRNLMELRSAEAVARLNDSYGGVQNVCKRLKTSPVEGLSGNPTDLEKRRQVFGQNFIPPKKAKTFLQLVWEALQDVTLIILEIAAIISLGLSFYHPPGGDNELCGQSTGGVEDEGESQAGWIEGAAILFSVIIVVLVTAFNDWSKEKQFRGLQSRIEQEQKFTVIRKGQVIQIPVAEIVVGDIAQIKYGDLLPADGILIQGNDLKIDESSLTGESDQVKKSLDKDPMLLSGTHVMEGSGRMVVTAVGINSQTGIIFTLLGAGEGDEEKKVKKAKTQDGVALEIQPLKSQEGVENEEKEKKKVKVPKKEKSVLQGKLTRLAVQIGKAGLIMSAITVIILVLYFVIDTFGVQGRPWLAECTPIYIQYFVKFFIIGVTVLVVAVPEGLPLAVTISLAYSVKKMMKDNNLVRHLDACETMGNATAICSDKTGTLTMNRMTVVQAYVGDTHYRQIPDPEAILPKILDLIVNGVAINSAYTSKILPPEKEGGLPRQVGNKTECALLGFVLDLKQDYQAVRNEVPEEKLYKVYTFNSVRKSMSTVLKNGNGGFRMYSKGASEIILRKCTRILDKNGDPRVFKVKDRDEMVKKVIEPMACHGLRTICLAFRDFPADAEPDWDSENEILSDLTCIAVVGIEDPVRPEVPDAILKCQRAGITVRMVTGDNINTARAIATKCGILLPGEDFLCLEGKEFNRRIRNEKGEVEQEQLDKIWPKLRVLARSSPTDKHTLVKGIIDSTVGDQRQVVAVTGDGTNDGPALKKADVGFAMGIAGTDVAKEASDIILTDDNFSSIVKAVMWGRNVYDSISKFLQFQLTVNVVAVVVAFTGACITQDSPLKAVQMLWVNLIMDTFASLALATEPPTEALLLRKPYGRNKPLISRTMLKNILGHAVYQLTIIFTLLFAGEKFFDIDSGRNAPLHSPPTEHYTIVFNTFVMMQLFNEINARKIHGERNVFESIYRNPIFCTVVLGTFAAQIIIVEFGGKPFSCSGLTLSQWFWCIFIGVGELLWGQLICTVPTSHLKFLKEAGHGITKEEIPEEELPEDVDEIDHAEMELRRGQILWFRGLNRIQTQMDVVYTFQTGASSLQGALRRQPSIVSQHHDVKNVSSPTHVALSSVNSTPTTSAVAAAAASPPAGNQSGECVP; encoded by the exons gcCTGTCCGGGAACCCGACCGACCTGGAGAAGAGGCGGCAGGTCTTCGGCCAGAACTTCATTCCTCCCAAAAAGGCCAAGACGTTCCTGCAGTTAGTGTGGGAGGCACTCCAGGACGTCACGCTGATCATCTTGGAAATCGCAGCCATAATCTCCTTGGGCCTGTCCTTCTACCACCCTCCGGGTGGTGACAATGAAT TGTGCGGCCAGTCGACGGGTGGCGTGGAGGACGAGGGCGAGTCGCAGGCCGGCTGGATCGAGGGGGCGGCTATATTGTTTTCAGTGATCATTGTGGTGCTGGTGACAGCTTTCAATGACTGGAGCAAGGAGAAGCAATTCCGGGGCCTCCAGAGCCGCATTGAGCAGGAGCAGAAGTTCACGGTCATCCGCAAGGGGCAGGTGATTCAGATCCCGGTGGCTGAGATCGTGGTGGGAGACATCGCGCAGATCAAGTACG GTGATCTCTTGCCTGCAGATGGGATCCTGATCCAGGGCAACGACCTGAAGATAGACGAGAGCTCACTGACCGGGGAGTCAGACCAAGTCAAGAAATCACTGGATAAAGACCCCATGCTGCTGTCAG GTACCCACGTGATGGAGGGCTCCGGCAGGATGGTGGTGACTGCTGTGGGTATCAACTCCCAGACAGGAATCATCTTCACTCTCTTGGGTGCGGGAGaaggagatgaggaaaagaagGTGAAGAAAG CTAAAACTCAGGATGGTGTGGCCTTAGAGATCCAGCCCCTGAAGAGCCAGGAAGGGGTGGAaaatgaggagaaggagaagaagaaggtgAAGGTGCCCAAGAAGGAGAAGTCTGTGCTGCAAGGGAAGCTGACGCGCCTGGCGGTCCAGATCGGGAAGGCGG GGCTGATCATGTCGGCCATCACGGTCATCATCTTGGTGCTGTACTTTGTGATCGACACGTTTGGGGTGCAGGGGCGGCCCTGGCTGGCGGAGTGCACCCCCATTTACATCCAATACTTTGTCAAGTTCTTCATCATCGGTGTCACCGTGTTGGTGGTGGCTGTGCCCGAAGGGCTTCCGCTGGCAGTCACCATCTCCCTGGCCTACTCTGTGAAG AAAATGATGAAGGACAACAACCTTGTGAGACACTTGGATGCGTGTGAGACCATGGGCAATGCCACCGCCATCTGTTCGGACAAGACGGGCACGCTTACCATGAACCGCATGACTGTGGTGCAGGCCTACGTGGGGGACACCCACTACCGCCAGATCCCTGACCCCGAAGCCATCCTGCCCAAGATCTTGGACCTCATAGTCAACGGTGTCGCCATCAACTCTGCCTACACGTCCAAGATCCTG ccacctgagaaggaaggggggCTACCCCGGCAAGTGGGGAACAAGACCGAGTGTGCCCTGCTTGGTTTTGTGCTGGACCTGAAGCAGGATTACCAAGCTGTGCGGAACGAGGTGCCAGAGGAGAAGCTCTACAAGGTCTACACCTTCAACTCCGTCCGCAAGTCGATGAGCACGGTGCTGAAGAATGGCAATGGCGGCTTCCGCATGTACAGCAAGGGAGCTTCCGAGATCATCCTCCGCAA GTGCACCAGGATCCTGGACAAGAATGGTGACCCCCGGGTGTTCAAGGTGAAGGACCGGGATGAGATGGTGAAGAAGGTGATAGAGCCCATGGCCTGCCACGGGCTGCGGACCATCTGCCTGGCTTTCCGTGACTTCCCTGCTGACGCTGAGCCGGACTGGGACAGCGAGAACGAGATCCTGTCTGACCTGACCTGCATCGCTGTGGTTGGGATAGAGGACCCTGTGCGGCCAGAG GTGCCAGACGCCATCCTGAAGTGCCAGCGTGCGGGGATCACTGTCCGGATGGTGACGGGGGACAACATCAACACCGCCCGTGCTATTGCCACCAAGTGTGGCATCCTGCTGCCAGGGGAGGACTTCTTGTGCCTGGAGGGGAAGGAGTTCAACCGCCGCATCCGCAACGAGAagggggag GTAGAACAGGAGCAGCTGGATAAGATCTGGCCCAAGCTGCGTGTGCTGGCCCGCTCCTCTCCGACAGATAAGCACACGCTCGTGAAAG GAATTATCGACAGCACTGTTGGTGACCAGAGGCAGGTGGTGGCCGTGACTGGGGACGGGACCAACGATGGCCCGGCTTTGAAGAAAGCCGACGTTGGGTTTGCCATG GGCATCGCAGGGACGGACGTGGCCAAGGAGGCGTCCGACATCATCCTGACGGACGACAACTTCTCCAGCATCGTCAAGGCAGTGATGTGGGGCCGCAACGTCTACGACAGCATCTCCAAATTCCTCCAGTTCCAGCTGACCGTCAACGTGGTGGCCGTGGTGGTGGCCTTCACCGGGGCCTGCATCACCCAG gACTCCCCGCTGAAGGCCGTGCAGATGCTGTGGGTCAACCTCATCATGGACACCTTCGCCTCGTTGGCGCTGGCCACCGAGCCGCCCACGGAGGCCCTGCTGCTGCGCAAGCCCTACGGCCGCAACAAGCCCCTCATCTCCCGCACCATGCTGAAGAACATCCTCGGGCACGCGGTGTACCAGCTAACTATCATTTTCACGCTGCTTTTTGCGG GGGAGAAGTTTTTTGACATCGACAGTGGCCGAAACGCCCCGCTCCACTCCCCGCCCACTGAGCACTACACCATTGTCTTCAACACCTTTGTCATGATGCAGTTATTCAATGAGATCAATGCACGCAAGATCCACGGGGAGAGGAATGTCTTCGAGTCCATCTACCGCAACCCTATCTTCTGCACGGTGGTTCTGGGGACATTTGCAGCTCAG ATCATCATTGTGGAGTTTGGTGGGAAGCCGTTCAGCTGCTCCGGGCTCACCCTGAGCCAGTGGTTCTGGTGTATTTTTATCGGAGTGGGAGAGCTCCTCTGGGGCCAG ctgaTCTGCACTGTCCCAACCAGCCACCTGAAGTTCCTGAAAGAAGCTGGGCATGGCATCACCAAGGAGGAGATCCCAGAGGAGGAACTGCCTGAAGATGTGGATGAGATCGACCATGCTGAAATGGAGCTGCGGCGCGGGCAGATCCTGTGGTTCAGGGGTCTCAACAGGATACAGACGCAG ATGGACGTAGTTTACACATTCCAGACCGGCGCCTCCTCTTTGCAGGGAGCCCTCAGGAGACAGCCTTCCATCGTGAGCCAGCACCACgatgtaaaaaatgtttctagccCAACCCATGTAGCTCTTTCCTCCGTCAATTCCACTCCCACCacttctgctgttgctgctgctgctgcatctccTCCTGCGGGCA
- the ATP2B4 gene encoding plasma membrane calcium-transporting ATPase 4 isoform X3, which translates to MTNNVADHHPGNSVAEGNHEGDFGCSVVELRNLMELRSAEAVARLNDSYGGVQNVCKRLKTSPVEGLSGNPTDLEKRRQVFGQNFIPPKKAKTFLQLVWEALQDVTLIILEIAAIISLGLSFYHPPGGDNELCGQSTGGVEDEGESQAGWIEGAAILFSVIIVVLVTAFNDWSKEKQFRGLQSRIEQEQKFTVIRKGQVIQIPVAEIVVGDIAQIKYGDLLPADGILIQGNDLKIDESSLTGESDQVKKSLDKDPMLLSGTHVMEGSGRMVVTAVGINSQTGIIFTLLGAGEGDEEKKVKKGKKTGAPENRNKAKTQDGVALEIQPLKSQEGVENEEKEKKKVKVPKKEKSVLQGKLTRLAVQIGKAGLIMSAITVIILVLYFVIDTFGVQGRPWLAECTPIYIQYFVKFFIIGVTVLVVAVPEGLPLAVTISLAYSVKKMMKDNNLVRHLDACETMGNATAICSDKTGTLTMNRMTVVQAYVGDTHYRQIPDPEAILPKILDLIVNGVAINSAYTSKILPPEKEGGLPRQVGNKTECALLGFVLDLKQDYQAVRNEVPEEKLYKVYTFNSVRKSMSTVLKNGNGGFRMYSKGASEIILRKCTRILDKNGDPRVFKVKDRDEMVKKVIEPMACHGLRTICLAFRDFPADAEPDWDSENEILSDLTCIAVVGIEDPVRPEVPDAILKCQRAGITVRMVTGDNINTARAIATKCGILLPGEDFLCLEGKEFNRRIRNEKGEVEQEQLDKIWPKLRVLARSSPTDKHTLVKGIIDSTVGDQRQVVAVTGDGTNDGPALKKADVGFAMGIAGTDVAKEASDIILTDDNFSSIVKAVMWGRNVYDSISKFLQFQLTVNVVAVVVAFTGACITQDSPLKAVQMLWVNLIMDTFASLALATEPPTEALLLRKPYGRNKPLISRTMLKNILGHAVYQLTIIFTLLFAGEKFFDIDSGRNAPLHSPPTEHYTIVFNTFVMMQLFNEINARKIHGERNVFESIYRNPIFCTVVLGTFAAQIIIVEFGGKPFSCSGLTLSQWFWCIFIGVGELLWGQLICTVPTSHLKFLKEAGHGITKEEIPEEELPEDVDEIDHAEMELRRGQILWFRGLNRIQTQMDVVYTFQTGASSLQGALRRQPSIVSQHHDVKNVSSPTHVALSSVNSTPTTSAVAAAAASPPAGNQSGECVP; encoded by the exons gcCTGTCCGGGAACCCGACCGACCTGGAGAAGAGGCGGCAGGTCTTCGGCCAGAACTTCATTCCTCCCAAAAAGGCCAAGACGTTCCTGCAGTTAGTGTGGGAGGCACTCCAGGACGTCACGCTGATCATCTTGGAAATCGCAGCCATAATCTCCTTGGGCCTGTCCTTCTACCACCCTCCGGGTGGTGACAATGAAT TGTGCGGCCAGTCGACGGGTGGCGTGGAGGACGAGGGCGAGTCGCAGGCCGGCTGGATCGAGGGGGCGGCTATATTGTTTTCAGTGATCATTGTGGTGCTGGTGACAGCTTTCAATGACTGGAGCAAGGAGAAGCAATTCCGGGGCCTCCAGAGCCGCATTGAGCAGGAGCAGAAGTTCACGGTCATCCGCAAGGGGCAGGTGATTCAGATCCCGGTGGCTGAGATCGTGGTGGGAGACATCGCGCAGATCAAGTACG GTGATCTCTTGCCTGCAGATGGGATCCTGATCCAGGGCAACGACCTGAAGATAGACGAGAGCTCACTGACCGGGGAGTCAGACCAAGTCAAGAAATCACTGGATAAAGACCCCATGCTGCTGTCAG GTACCCACGTGATGGAGGGCTCCGGCAGGATGGTGGTGACTGCTGTGGGTATCAACTCCCAGACAGGAATCATCTTCACTCTCTTGGGTGCGGGAGaaggagatgaggaaaagaagGTGAAGAAAG GTAAAAAAACCGGAGCCCCCGAAAATCGCAACAAAG CTAAAACTCAGGATGGTGTGGCCTTAGAGATCCAGCCCCTGAAGAGCCAGGAAGGGGTGGAaaatgaggagaaggagaagaagaaggtgAAGGTGCCCAAGAAGGAGAAGTCTGTGCTGCAAGGGAAGCTGACGCGCCTGGCGGTCCAGATCGGGAAGGCGG GGCTGATCATGTCGGCCATCACGGTCATCATCTTGGTGCTGTACTTTGTGATCGACACGTTTGGGGTGCAGGGGCGGCCCTGGCTGGCGGAGTGCACCCCCATTTACATCCAATACTTTGTCAAGTTCTTCATCATCGGTGTCACCGTGTTGGTGGTGGCTGTGCCCGAAGGGCTTCCGCTGGCAGTCACCATCTCCCTGGCCTACTCTGTGAAG AAAATGATGAAGGACAACAACCTTGTGAGACACTTGGATGCGTGTGAGACCATGGGCAATGCCACCGCCATCTGTTCGGACAAGACGGGCACGCTTACCATGAACCGCATGACTGTGGTGCAGGCCTACGTGGGGGACACCCACTACCGCCAGATCCCTGACCCCGAAGCCATCCTGCCCAAGATCTTGGACCTCATAGTCAACGGTGTCGCCATCAACTCTGCCTACACGTCCAAGATCCTG ccacctgagaaggaaggggggCTACCCCGGCAAGTGGGGAACAAGACCGAGTGTGCCCTGCTTGGTTTTGTGCTGGACCTGAAGCAGGATTACCAAGCTGTGCGGAACGAGGTGCCAGAGGAGAAGCTCTACAAGGTCTACACCTTCAACTCCGTCCGCAAGTCGATGAGCACGGTGCTGAAGAATGGCAATGGCGGCTTCCGCATGTACAGCAAGGGAGCTTCCGAGATCATCCTCCGCAA GTGCACCAGGATCCTGGACAAGAATGGTGACCCCCGGGTGTTCAAGGTGAAGGACCGGGATGAGATGGTGAAGAAGGTGATAGAGCCCATGGCCTGCCACGGGCTGCGGACCATCTGCCTGGCTTTCCGTGACTTCCCTGCTGACGCTGAGCCGGACTGGGACAGCGAGAACGAGATCCTGTCTGACCTGACCTGCATCGCTGTGGTTGGGATAGAGGACCCTGTGCGGCCAGAG GTGCCAGACGCCATCCTGAAGTGCCAGCGTGCGGGGATCACTGTCCGGATGGTGACGGGGGACAACATCAACACCGCCCGTGCTATTGCCACCAAGTGTGGCATCCTGCTGCCAGGGGAGGACTTCTTGTGCCTGGAGGGGAAGGAGTTCAACCGCCGCATCCGCAACGAGAagggggag GTAGAACAGGAGCAGCTGGATAAGATCTGGCCCAAGCTGCGTGTGCTGGCCCGCTCCTCTCCGACAGATAAGCACACGCTCGTGAAAG GAATTATCGACAGCACTGTTGGTGACCAGAGGCAGGTGGTGGCCGTGACTGGGGACGGGACCAACGATGGCCCGGCTTTGAAGAAAGCCGACGTTGGGTTTGCCATG GGCATCGCAGGGACGGACGTGGCCAAGGAGGCGTCCGACATCATCCTGACGGACGACAACTTCTCCAGCATCGTCAAGGCAGTGATGTGGGGCCGCAACGTCTACGACAGCATCTCCAAATTCCTCCAGTTCCAGCTGACCGTCAACGTGGTGGCCGTGGTGGTGGCCTTCACCGGGGCCTGCATCACCCAG gACTCCCCGCTGAAGGCCGTGCAGATGCTGTGGGTCAACCTCATCATGGACACCTTCGCCTCGTTGGCGCTGGCCACCGAGCCGCCCACGGAGGCCCTGCTGCTGCGCAAGCCCTACGGCCGCAACAAGCCCCTCATCTCCCGCACCATGCTGAAGAACATCCTCGGGCACGCGGTGTACCAGCTAACTATCATTTTCACGCTGCTTTTTGCGG GGGAGAAGTTTTTTGACATCGACAGTGGCCGAAACGCCCCGCTCCACTCCCCGCCCACTGAGCACTACACCATTGTCTTCAACACCTTTGTCATGATGCAGTTATTCAATGAGATCAATGCACGCAAGATCCACGGGGAGAGGAATGTCTTCGAGTCCATCTACCGCAACCCTATCTTCTGCACGGTGGTTCTGGGGACATTTGCAGCTCAG ATCATCATTGTGGAGTTTGGTGGGAAGCCGTTCAGCTGCTCCGGGCTCACCCTGAGCCAGTGGTTCTGGTGTATTTTTATCGGAGTGGGAGAGCTCCTCTGGGGCCAG ctgaTCTGCACTGTCCCAACCAGCCACCTGAAGTTCCTGAAAGAAGCTGGGCATGGCATCACCAAGGAGGAGATCCCAGAGGAGGAACTGCCTGAAGATGTGGATGAGATCGACCATGCTGAAATGGAGCTGCGGCGCGGGCAGATCCTGTGGTTCAGGGGTCTCAACAGGATACAGACGCAG ATGGACGTAGTTTACACATTCCAGACCGGCGCCTCCTCTTTGCAGGGAGCCCTCAGGAGACAGCCTTCCATCGTGAGCCAGCACCACgatgtaaaaaatgtttctagccCAACCCATGTAGCTCTTTCCTCCGTCAATTCCACTCCCACCacttctgctgttgctgctgctgctgcatctccTCCTGCGGGCA
- the ATP2B4 gene encoding plasma membrane calcium-transporting ATPase 4 isoform X5, translated as MTNNVADHHPGNSVAEGNHEGDFGCSVVELRNLMELRSAEAVARLNDSYGGVQNVCKRLKTSPVEGLSGNPTDLEKRRQVFGQNFIPPKKAKTFLQLVWEALQDVTLIILEIAAIISLGLSFYHPPGGDNELCGQSTGGVEDEGESQAGWIEGAAILFSVIIVVLVTAFNDWSKEKQFRGLQSRIEQEQKFTVIRKGQVIQIPVAEIVVGDIAQIKYGDLLPADGILIQGNDLKIDESSLTGESDQVKKSLDKDPMLLSGTHVMEGSGRMVVTAVGINSQTGIIFTLLGAGEGDEEKKVKKGKKTGAPENRNKAKTQDGVALEIQPLKSQEGVENEEKEKKKVKVPKKEKSVLQGKLTRLAVQIGKAGLIMSAITVIILVLYFVIDTFGVQGRPWLAECTPIYIQYFVKFFIIGVTVLVVAVPEGLPLAVTISLAYSVKKMMKDNNLVRHLDACETMGNATAICSDKTGTLTMNRMTVVQAYVGDTHYRQIPDPEAILPKILDLIVNGVAINSAYTSKILPPEKEGGLPRQVGNKTECALLGFVLDLKQDYQAVRNEVPEEKLYKVYTFNSVRKSMSTVLKNGNGGFRMYSKGASEIILRKCTRILDKNGDPRVFKVKDRDEMVKKVIEPMACHGLRTICLAFRDFPADAEPDWDSENEILSDLTCIAVVGIEDPVRPEVPDAILKCQRAGITVRMVTGDNINTARAIATKCGILLPGEDFLCLEGKEFNRRIRNEKGEVEQEQLDKIWPKLRVLARSSPTDKHTLVKGIIDSTVGDQRQVVAVTGDGTNDGPALKKADVGFAMGIAGTDVAKEASDIILTDDNFSSIVKAVMWGRNVYDSISKFLQFQLTVNVVAVVVAFTGACITQDSPLKAVQMLWVNLIMDTFASLALATEPPTEALLLRKPYGRNKPLISRTMLKNILGHAVYQLTIIFTLLFAGRASVELLLPLSLY; from the exons gcCTGTCCGGGAACCCGACCGACCTGGAGAAGAGGCGGCAGGTCTTCGGCCAGAACTTCATTCCTCCCAAAAAGGCCAAGACGTTCCTGCAGTTAGTGTGGGAGGCACTCCAGGACGTCACGCTGATCATCTTGGAAATCGCAGCCATAATCTCCTTGGGCCTGTCCTTCTACCACCCTCCGGGTGGTGACAATGAAT TGTGCGGCCAGTCGACGGGTGGCGTGGAGGACGAGGGCGAGTCGCAGGCCGGCTGGATCGAGGGGGCGGCTATATTGTTTTCAGTGATCATTGTGGTGCTGGTGACAGCTTTCAATGACTGGAGCAAGGAGAAGCAATTCCGGGGCCTCCAGAGCCGCATTGAGCAGGAGCAGAAGTTCACGGTCATCCGCAAGGGGCAGGTGATTCAGATCCCGGTGGCTGAGATCGTGGTGGGAGACATCGCGCAGATCAAGTACG GTGATCTCTTGCCTGCAGATGGGATCCTGATCCAGGGCAACGACCTGAAGATAGACGAGAGCTCACTGACCGGGGAGTCAGACCAAGTCAAGAAATCACTGGATAAAGACCCCATGCTGCTGTCAG GTACCCACGTGATGGAGGGCTCCGGCAGGATGGTGGTGACTGCTGTGGGTATCAACTCCCAGACAGGAATCATCTTCACTCTCTTGGGTGCGGGAGaaggagatgaggaaaagaagGTGAAGAAAG GTAAAAAAACCGGAGCCCCCGAAAATCGCAACAAAG CTAAAACTCAGGATGGTGTGGCCTTAGAGATCCAGCCCCTGAAGAGCCAGGAAGGGGTGGAaaatgaggagaaggagaagaagaaggtgAAGGTGCCCAAGAAGGAGAAGTCTGTGCTGCAAGGGAAGCTGACGCGCCTGGCGGTCCAGATCGGGAAGGCGG GGCTGATCATGTCGGCCATCACGGTCATCATCTTGGTGCTGTACTTTGTGATCGACACGTTTGGGGTGCAGGGGCGGCCCTGGCTGGCGGAGTGCACCCCCATTTACATCCAATACTTTGTCAAGTTCTTCATCATCGGTGTCACCGTGTTGGTGGTGGCTGTGCCCGAAGGGCTTCCGCTGGCAGTCACCATCTCCCTGGCCTACTCTGTGAAG AAAATGATGAAGGACAACAACCTTGTGAGACACTTGGATGCGTGTGAGACCATGGGCAATGCCACCGCCATCTGTTCGGACAAGACGGGCACGCTTACCATGAACCGCATGACTGTGGTGCAGGCCTACGTGGGGGACACCCACTACCGCCAGATCCCTGACCCCGAAGCCATCCTGCCCAAGATCTTGGACCTCATAGTCAACGGTGTCGCCATCAACTCTGCCTACACGTCCAAGATCCTG ccacctgagaaggaaggggggCTACCCCGGCAAGTGGGGAACAAGACCGAGTGTGCCCTGCTTGGTTTTGTGCTGGACCTGAAGCAGGATTACCAAGCTGTGCGGAACGAGGTGCCAGAGGAGAAGCTCTACAAGGTCTACACCTTCAACTCCGTCCGCAAGTCGATGAGCACGGTGCTGAAGAATGGCAATGGCGGCTTCCGCATGTACAGCAAGGGAGCTTCCGAGATCATCCTCCGCAA GTGCACCAGGATCCTGGACAAGAATGGTGACCCCCGGGTGTTCAAGGTGAAGGACCGGGATGAGATGGTGAAGAAGGTGATAGAGCCCATGGCCTGCCACGGGCTGCGGACCATCTGCCTGGCTTTCCGTGACTTCCCTGCTGACGCTGAGCCGGACTGGGACAGCGAGAACGAGATCCTGTCTGACCTGACCTGCATCGCTGTGGTTGGGATAGAGGACCCTGTGCGGCCAGAG GTGCCAGACGCCATCCTGAAGTGCCAGCGTGCGGGGATCACTGTCCGGATGGTGACGGGGGACAACATCAACACCGCCCGTGCTATTGCCACCAAGTGTGGCATCCTGCTGCCAGGGGAGGACTTCTTGTGCCTGGAGGGGAAGGAGTTCAACCGCCGCATCCGCAACGAGAagggggag GTAGAACAGGAGCAGCTGGATAAGATCTGGCCCAAGCTGCGTGTGCTGGCCCGCTCCTCTCCGACAGATAAGCACACGCTCGTGAAAG GAATTATCGACAGCACTGTTGGTGACCAGAGGCAGGTGGTGGCCGTGACTGGGGACGGGACCAACGATGGCCCGGCTTTGAAGAAAGCCGACGTTGGGTTTGCCATG GGCATCGCAGGGACGGACGTGGCCAAGGAGGCGTCCGACATCATCCTGACGGACGACAACTTCTCCAGCATCGTCAAGGCAGTGATGTGGGGCCGCAACGTCTACGACAGCATCTCCAAATTCCTCCAGTTCCAGCTGACCGTCAACGTGGTGGCCGTGGTGGTGGCCTTCACCGGGGCCTGCATCACCCAG gACTCCCCGCTGAAGGCCGTGCAGATGCTGTGGGTCAACCTCATCATGGACACCTTCGCCTCGTTGGCGCTGGCCACCGAGCCGCCCACGGAGGCCCTGCTGCTGCGCAAGCCCTACGGCCGCAACAAGCCCCTCATCTCCCGCACCATGCTGAAGAACATCCTCGGGCACGCGGTGTACCAGCTAACTATCATTTTCACGCTGCTTTTTGCGG